The window AGGTCACCCGCGTCAGTTCCGAGGAAGCCGAGCTGGGCTGGCGCAACGCGCTTACCCGGTGGGTAGCCACGCAGCAACACAACGGTGTGTCCGAGCGCCGTACTGCCGCGCAGATGCGCCAGTGGAACAAGGTGCCCGAAGGCCTGGCTGCGACTGAAAAGCAAGCCAAGCGCCTGCGCCGCCTGGGTTTCAAGACCCGCCAGGCTGGCAAGAAAACCCTCACACGTCCGTCCGTGGCGTGGATTCAGCAGCATGTGAACTACGCCAAGGCGGGGCTACTGATCCGCATCCTGGACGACGAACAATCCGAGTCATCTGGTGCGCAAAGCTGGGAAATCACCCTGCCGAAACGTCAGTTCCTCGGCCCTGGCACCGAGTCGGAAACCAGCTCGCTGGTGAACCTGGTGCTGCAACAAATCCTTAATTCACCCCGTTAACGAGGCACTGCTTTTATGGCACTCGGTTCAGTCAAAGTTCGTAACCTCAATCTCGGCCAGGGTGTCGTGAGCGGGGTCGAGCGTTATTTCTTATTCATCGGCGCTGCCGCAAAAAATGCTGGCGGGCTGCTCCCGCTCAATACCGACAGTGATCTGGATGTCGAGTTGGGCGCTGCTGCCAGTGAGCTGAAAACCCAGATCCTGGCTGCTCGCGCAAATGGCGGTGACAGTTGGGCCTGTCTTGCCGCGCCGCTTGCCTCCGACAGCACCTGGCAATTGGCTCTGACCCAGGCCTTGCAGACCGGTTATGAGTTCGAAGCGGTCGTCGTCACCACGCCGGTGACAGCTGCTGCCGAACTCTCCGCAATGAATGACGCGGCGGTCCTGATCCTGAACACCTACGCCTGTCGTGCGTTCTTCATCGCCGCCTCGGTGGGTATCGACGCAGCGACCCAGACCTGGGCGCAGTACGCCTCAGCTCAGAAAGCCCTGGTGCTAAATCTCGCCGCGCCTCGGGTCATGTGCGTGCCGCTCATGCATGGCAATGACCAGGGCGTGTTGGCTGGTCGTTTGGCTGACGCCTCCGTGAGTGTCGCAGACAGCCCGATGCGTGTGGCCACCGGCGCGGTATTGGGGCTGGGCGCTACTCCGGTCGACGCCGAAGGCGTGCCCCTGCAGTCGGCCACTCGTTCCACGTTGGACGCAGCGCGCTTCACCGTCACCCAGACCTATACCGGCTACCCCGGCGTGTTCTTTGGCGACGGCAACATGCTCGACAGCCCCGATAGCGACTTCAAGGTCATTGAATACCTGCGCATTACCGACAAAGCCGCCCGCGCTGTCAGGCCTTTGCTGATTCGTCGCGTTGCTGATCGCCGCCTGAACAACTCGGCTAACAGCATGGCCGTGAACATCAGCGCCCTGATGGCCCCGCTGCGGGCGATGGCCAAGTCCACGAAGTTCGCTGGCCAGGTGTTCCCAGGCGAGATCGAGCAGCCCAAGGACGGCGACATCGTCCTGACCTGGAAGAGCAAAACCGCCGTGGAGGCCTACATCAAGCTCAAGCCCCTCAACTGCCCGAAAGACCTGACCGCGAACATCGCGCTGGACCTTTCGACCACTGCTACGGAGTAACCCCGCATGGCTGCAAAAATTGGCGGTAAGAACTTCGACATCACCCTGGGCGACCTGACTGTCCACGTCGAAGCTTGCACCCTGGATATCACGGACAACACCGCCGTGGCGCAAACCGGGGGCGTGCCTAATGGCCACGTCGAAGGTGACGTTGCCGCTGCAGGTGAGATGGAGTTCGACACCACGAACTTCAATCTGCTGATCGACGCGGCGAAGGCTGCTGGCAGCTTCCGATCGATGGCGCCATTCGACTCGGTGTTTTTCGCCAAGGCAGGCGAGGAAGAGCTGCGCATTGAGGCCTTCGGCTGCAAATTGCGCCTCTCCAACATCCTGACCATCGACCCCAAGGGCGGCACGAAGAGCACCCATAAGGTGCCGTACGACGTCACCAGTCCGGACTTCATCAAGATCAACGGCGTGCCGTACCTGGACGCTGCTGAAATCGAAGGCCTGATCTGATGGCTTGCCCGTTCGATCGCGCCCAGGCGCTTGAGCAGCGGCAGCGTGACCAGGCTATTGCAGCTCAGCTGGCCTGTGCGCGTCCGTCCGGGCCAAGCCTCACCCATTGCAAGGACTGCAGCAAACCGATTCCTGAAAAGCGCCAGGCGCTGGGCGGGATCCTGCGTTGCGTGCCTTGCCAGTCCATTTTGGAACAAGAGGTTCGGCGATGAGCTC of the Paucimonas lemoignei genome contains:
- a CDS encoding prophage PSPPH06, virion morphogenesis protein; the encoded protein is MARSTFELDIRGLVGAEEQLALLDLPPQLRRRLLNNVTKRVRSMSRQRIRDQQNLDGSPFAPRKGPTKGKKKMEAGLGKLIEVTRVSSEEAELGWRNALTRWVATQQHNGVSERRTAAQMRQWNKVPEGLAATEKQAKRLRRLGFKTRQAGKKTLTRPSVAWIQQHVNYAKAGLLIRILDDEQSESSGAQSWEITLPKRQFLGPGTESETSSLVNLVLQQILNSPR
- a CDS encoding prophage PSPPH06 tail sheath protein, with product MALGSVKVRNLNLGQGVVSGVERYFLFIGAAAKNAGGLLPLNTDSDLDVELGAAASELKTQILAARANGGDSWACLAAPLASDSTWQLALTQALQTGYEFEAVVVTTPVTAAAELSAMNDAAVLILNTYACRAFFIAASVGIDAATQTWAQYASAQKALVLNLAAPRVMCVPLMHGNDQGVLAGRLADASVSVADSPMRVATGAVLGLGATPVDAEGVPLQSATRSTLDAARFTVTQTYTGYPGVFFGDGNMLDSPDSDFKVIEYLRITDKAARAVRPLLIRRVADRRLNNSANSMAVNISALMAPLRAMAKSTKFAGQVFPGEIEQPKDGDIVLTWKSKTAVEAYIKLKPLNCPKDLTANIALDLSTTATE
- a CDS encoding prophage PSPPH06 tail tube protein, with the protein product MAAKIGGKNFDITLGDLTVHVEACTLDITDNTAVAQTGGVPNGHVEGDVAAAGEMEFDTTNFNLLIDAAKAAGSFRSMAPFDSVFFAKAGEEELRIEAFGCKLRLSNILTIDPKGGTKSTHKVPYDVTSPDFIKINGVPYLDAAEIEGLI
- a CDS encoding prophage PSPPH06, DksA/TraR family C4-type zinc finger protein, which codes for MACPFDRAQALEQRQRDQAIAAQLACARPSGPSLTHCKDCSKPIPEKRQALGGILRCVPCQSILEQEVRR